The nucleotide window CCGGAACGAGGAACACGGCGATCACCGCGAGTGCCGCGACAGCGGCGGTGACGACGGCGGTCCGACCGCGGGAAGGAGTCACTCGTCGTCCCCCTCGTCGTCATCGTCTTCGGCCTCTCCATCGTCTTCCGCCTCGTCGTCACTCTCGTCATCGCTCTCGTCTTCCGGCCCGTCGTCGTCAGCGCTGAACTCGAACTCGAGTTCGCCGTCGCGCTCGCCGTCCTCGACCTCGATCTCGACTTCATCTTCGTCGGGCAGCGTCACGTCGATCCGGCCGTCCGCGTCGGTCGTTCCGGCGACCTCACCTCCGACCTCGACGGTCGCGCCCTCGACCGGCTCACCGTCGGTATCGGTCACTTCGACCGTCACCGTCACACCGGGAGCGGGGTCGCCGGAGACGACGGCGACCGAGAGGTCCGTATCGTCCGCGTCGTCGTCGCGCCCGTCGCCCTCTACATCGTCCGCGTCGTCGTCGCGCTCGTCGACATCAACATCTCCGGTCGCGAGCGTCCCGTCCGAACCGACCGAGAACTCGATCTCGGCCTCAAACGCGCCCTTCACCAGCGTCACGTCGAACTCGTCGTCGTCGGGCGCGTCGAACGAGAGCGTCCCGTCCGCATCGGTCGTTCCGACTCGGTCGCCGTCGACGGAGGCGGAGACGCCTTCGACCCCTTCGCCGTCGTAGGTCACCGAGACGTCGACGGTGCCGTTCTCGACGGAGCCGCCGACGGAGAACCGCTCGGCGAAGTCGTCTTCGTCGCGGTCGTCGTCCGCGCCGAGCGTGAGTTCCAGTTCGCCCTCGCGCTCGCCGTCCACGACCTCGATGTCGACTTCGTCGTCGTCGGGCAGCGTCACGTCGATCCGCCCGTCCGCGTCGGTCGTTCCGACGTCCCGATCGTCCAGTTCGACCGTCGCGCCCTCGACGGGCTCGCCGGCGGCGGTCACGCGGAGCGTCACCGTCGCGTTCGGCTCGGCCGTGCCCTCGACGATCGAGATCGAGAGGGGAGTCTCCTCATCGGCGTCGTCATCGTCATCGTCGTCCCGCTCGCGCGGTTCGGTCTCCTCTTCGAACTCGAAGACCGTACCGGTCTGGCCGTCGACGCTCACCTCGGCCTCGCCGGTCGTCTCCGGACCGAAGAAGGCGAACTCGAACTCGTAGTAGCCGTCGTCCTCGTCGCGGTCGGTGGACCGAAGCGTCCACTCACCGTCCGCGTCGGTCGACAGCTCCGCGGTGGCGGCGGTGAGCGCCTCGCTCTGGTTCACCTCGAAGGTACCGTTACCGGGCTGGTCGCGTTCTATCTCGCGGGAGCGCTCCCCGTCGTCGCTCTCGACCTCGATGGAGACGCCGCCGTCGACCTCCAGCGAGAACTCGCCCGCGCTCTCCCCGGTATACTGCGCGAGTAGTGCGCTCGCGCCGGTTCCGGTCACGCGGGCGAGCCGCTCTCTGGCGTCCGCGTTCGCGCTCCGATCGTAGCCGGCGGCCCGGAGCTCGATCTCGGAGACGTCGTCCGTGCCGCCCGCGACGCGTTCGAAGCCGCGGTCGACCGTCCGCGCCTGTCCGGCGAGGACCGCGAGCCGCTGTGCGAACTCGCCGCGGTCGATCTCGCCGTCCTCGTAGGCGACGCGGGCCTCGCGCTGGTCGGCGACGATCTCGTCTGCGCGCTCGCGGAGCGCCGCCGACCGCTCGGCGAGGACCGTCGCGCGCTCGGACTCGTTCGCGTCTTCGAGCGCCGCGTCGAGCGACGACGCCGCCACGTCGCCCGACACCTCGTCGTCGGTGACGGCGATGATCGTCGCGAGCTGCTGTCCGACCGTCGCTCGCGAGTCCCCGTCGGTCGCGTTTTCGTCGTCGGAACCGCTCGCGGTCCCGTTCGTCGTGTTTCCGTCGGTCTGTGCCGGGACGGTCGACGCGTCGATGTCGGTCGACGCCGCTCCGTCCGATTCGATTGCCGTCGCGTCCCCGCCGGTCGCCGCGCTCGCCAGCGCGCCGCCGGGCACGGTGCCCACGACGAGCCCCAGTGCTACGAGAACGGTCAGAATTCGTGTGCCTCGCATGACGGTCGCAACGAGGGACCCTACCCTCATATACCGGGACGACCGTGGCGTTTCGTTCCGTCGAGTTTCCACGTTTTGCGTCCGCGGAACGGACCGTTTCACCGAGTTTCAGCGGGTTTCTCGACGCTCCCGCGAGACGATCTGTGGGTTTAACCCGAGCGGCGGGAAACCGTACGGTAATGAGACGACGCGGCCGGACGGCCCGCTCGATCGCCGCCCTCCTCCTCGCCGTCTGCTGTGTGGCGGCCCTCGGAGTCGCCGTCCCCGCGGGCGCGCAGTCCGTCGCGGTCCCCCAGACCGACGACCAGCCCGCCCCGGACAACACGATCACACGGATCGATCTGGCTGCCAATGGCTCGGCGACGTGGGAGATCACCCTCCGGACTCGGCTCGAAAACGACTCCGACGTGGCGGAGTACGAGCGGTTCCAAGAGCGGTTCCGGTCGAACACGAGCCGCTACCTCGGCCCCTTCTCCGAGCGGATGTCCGGCGTCGTCGCGGCCGCGAACGACTCGTCGGACCGCGAGATGTACGCGACCGGCTTCGAGGCCGACACCGCGATACAGGAGGTCCCGCGGCGGTGGGGCGTCGTCCGCTTCCGGTTCACGTGGACCAGCTTCGCCGCGGTCGACGGCGACGCGGTGGTCGCCGGCGACGTCTTCGCCGGGGGGTTCTTCATCGGCGACGACGACTCGCTGGCCGTCTCGATCCCGGACGGGTACGCGGTCGAGTCGGTCACCCCGGAGCCGGACGACGTCGGAGAGGGGGTCGTCGAGTGGCGCGGCCGCGAGGACTTCGACGACGGGCAACCGAGCGTCCGTGCCGTGCCGGCGGCGGGAGGCAGCGACGGCGCGGGCGGGGGTTCGGACTCGGGCGGGGTCGGAAGCGAAACCGTCCTCGCCGCCCTCGCTCTCGTCTTCGGGGCGGTCGCGCTCGTCGCCTACGCCGTGCGGACCGGTCGATTCGGACTCGACGGCGAGCAGACCGATCTCGGGGGAAGTCCCGTGGTCACGGATCGCGACGTCGCCGCCGCCGATGACAGCAGAACCGCTACCGCCACCGAGACCGCGAGCGAATCCGGGGCCGACGACGAGTCCGACGCGGTCGATCCCGAACTCCTCACCGACGAGGACCGAGTCAGGCGTGCCCTCCGCGAGCGCGACGGCCGGATGAAGCAATCTGACGTAGTCGAGGAACTCGGCTGGTCGAAGTCGAAGACCTCGCGCGTGCTCTCGCGGATGGCGGACGCGGGCGGGGTAGAGAAGCTGCGGATCGGCCGCGAGAACGTGATCGATCTCGCCGACGGCGACGACGCGGCCGACGAGGACCGATCGGCGTAATCACTAGTCGGAGTCGGTGCGAAAGAGTGGAGAGAAGCCGGGTCAGTCGGCCGCTTCGACGGCCTCGCGCTCGGCGTCGTCCTCGCGGTAGTACTCCTCGATGAACTCCTCGTCGATCCGGTTGAGGGCGTCCTTCGGAAGCATCGAGAGCAGGTCCCAGCCGATGGAGAGCGTCTCGTCGATGTCGCGGGTGGTCTCGAAGCCCTGATCGATGAACTCCGACTCGAACGC belongs to Halorubrum sp. DM2 and includes:
- a CDS encoding helix-turn-helix domain-containing protein; translation: MRRRGRTARSIAALLLAVCCVAALGVAVPAGAQSVAVPQTDDQPAPDNTITRIDLAANGSATWEITLRTRLENDSDVAEYERFQERFRSNTSRYLGPFSERMSGVVAAANDSSDREMYATGFEADTAIQEVPRRWGVVRFRFTWTSFAAVDGDAVVAGDVFAGGFFIGDDDSLAVSIPDGYAVESVTPEPDDVGEGVVEWRGREDFDDGQPSVRAVPAAGGSDGAGGGSDSGGVGSETVLAALALVFGAVALVAYAVRTGRFGLDGEQTDLGGSPVVTDRDVAAADDSRTATATETASESGADDESDAVDPELLTDEDRVRRALRERDGRMKQSDVVEELGWSKSKTSRVLSRMADAGGVEKLRIGRENVIDLADGDDAADEDRSA